From a region of the Acidimicrobiales bacterium genome:
- a CDS encoding alanine--glyoxylate aminotransferase family protein has protein sequence MSHADRILMGPGPGNPYPEVMEAFSRPVIGHLDPDFIALLDETNDRLRQVFRTANPLTFSVSATGSAGMEATFVNVLGPGDVVVIGVNGVFGERMCDVASRCGAEVVRVDAEWGTAIDPQTLLDAHPSPKVIAVVHAETSTGVRNDIAPIGAGKGDALLLVDCVTSLGGIPLEVDAWGVDLAYSGTQKCLGVPPGLSPVTVSQAAIEGFVEKSQSWYLDFAMIANYVTGGGARAYHHTAPISMLYALHAGLGVVLDEGLENVQARHQACGDRLQEGLVKRGFELFAQEGHRLPELTSVIVPVDRLPSGVDEAGVRKRLLVDYGIEVGGGLGPVAGRVWRIGCMGHTARQRNVTLLLGALDEILS, from the coding sequence ATGTCGCACGCTGACCGCATCCTCATGGGCCCCGGCCCCGGGAATCCGTACCCGGAGGTTATGGAAGCCTTCAGTCGCCCGGTCATCGGCCACCTGGACCCGGACTTCATCGCTCTTCTGGACGAGACCAACGACCGCCTCCGCCAGGTATTCCGCACCGCCAACCCGCTGACCTTTTCCGTATCGGCGACCGGCTCGGCGGGCATGGAAGCCACCTTCGTCAACGTGCTGGGCCCCGGCGACGTGGTCGTCATCGGCGTCAATGGCGTGTTCGGCGAGCGCATGTGTGACGTCGCGTCGCGCTGCGGCGCCGAGGTCGTCCGAGTCGACGCCGAATGGGGCACGGCCATCGACCCCCAGACCCTGCTCGACGCCCATCCGTCGCCCAAGGTCATTGCCGTGGTGCATGCCGAGACCTCGACCGGCGTTCGCAACGACATTGCTCCCATCGGGGCCGGAAAGGGCGACGCTCTGCTTCTCGTGGACTGTGTCACCTCCCTCGGCGGCATCCCGTTGGAGGTCGACGCCTGGGGCGTCGACCTGGCCTACAGCGGAACCCAGAAGTGCCTCGGGGTACCGCCCGGCCTCTCGCCGGTGACCGTGTCGCAGGCCGCCATTGAAGGCTTCGTCGAGAAGTCACAGTCCTGGTACCTCGACTTCGCCATGATCGCCAACTACGTGACCGGTGGCGGCGCTCGCGCCTACCACCACACCGCTCCCATCTCCATGCTGTACGCGCTCCACGCCGGTCTGGGCGTGGTGCTCGACGAGGGGCTCGAGAACGTCCAGGCCCGACACCAGGCATGTGGTGACCGGCTACAGGAAGGCCTCGTCAAGCGGGGCTTCGAACTCTTCGCCCAGGAGGGCCACCGGCTACCGGAGCTCACCTCTGTGATCGTCCCGGTGGACCGACTGCCCTCCGGCGTCGACGAAGCGGGCGTACGCAAGCGCCTCCTGGTCGACTACGGGATCGAAGTTGGCGGTGGACTCGGGCCGGTGGCCGGCCGGGTCTGGCGAATCGGCTGCATGGGCCACACCGCCCGCCAACGCAATGTGACTCTCTTGCTGGGTGCCCTGGACGAGATCCTGAGCTGA
- a CDS encoding GNAT family protein: MATEEIVDSPVVQGRRLVLRPLESDDFQDWRDVRRRNADWLTSWEPRRGFGQPDPVEDQQAFAMRCATRRRERQLGTGWGFGVFVIGDVASPAFAGEINLANVVRGAFRSAHVGYWMDEDLAGNGYIPEALAALCRFAFDEVDLHRVQVSIVPRNTRSRRVVEKLEFRCEGLAERYLEIAGVWEDHLRYAMTAEEWCVRRAELVGTWLEDAG; the protein is encoded by the coding sequence GTGGCTACCGAGGAGATCGTCGACAGCCCGGTCGTCCAGGGCCGGCGACTGGTTCTGCGACCCCTGGAGTCTGACGACTTCCAGGACTGGCGTGACGTCCGGCGACGCAACGCCGACTGGCTGACCAGTTGGGAGCCCCGCCGGGGATTCGGCCAACCCGACCCGGTGGAAGATCAGCAGGCGTTCGCCATGCGGTGCGCTACCCGGCGACGGGAACGCCAACTGGGCACAGGCTGGGGATTCGGCGTGTTTGTCATCGGTGACGTCGCGTCGCCCGCCTTCGCCGGCGAAATAAACCTCGCCAACGTGGTCCGTGGCGCCTTTCGCAGCGCCCACGTGGGGTACTGGATGGACGAGGACTTAGCCGGCAACGGCTACATCCCCGAAGCCCTGGCCGCACTCTGCAGATTCGCCTTCGACGAGGTTGACCTGCACCGCGTCCAGGTGTCGATCGTGCCCCGCAACACGAGGTCCCGTCGAGTGGTCGAGAAGTTGGAGTTCCGCTGCGAAGGACTCGCCGAGCGTTACCTGGAGATCGCCGGAGTGTGGGAGGACCACCTTCGCTACGCCATGACCGCCGAGGAGTGGTGTGTGCGACGAGCCGAACTGGTCGGCACGTGGCTGGAGGACGCGGGCTAG
- a CDS encoding enoyl-CoA hydratase gives MSMLRIERRDRVAILTFDDPDRRNVISNELNDELLTAFDELEADEGVGAVVLTGEGRAFCAGAVLDDLLDAGKDGADGSLPDIYRGFLRVAHTPLPTVAAVNGAAVGAGMNMILACDLVIAGRSARFDSRFLTIGIHPGGGHTWRLRNITDLQTAKAMVLFEQILNGEEAVRHGVAWDCVDDDDLLNRAVEYAAKAAKHPRELVAVTKQTLHDTAAVTDSVPSVQLEIEPQVWSMRQPAFTEMVAKLQAKIAGNK, from the coding sequence ATGAGCATGCTGAGAATCGAACGACGCGACCGTGTGGCCATCCTGACCTTCGACGATCCCGATCGTCGCAACGTGATCAGCAACGAGTTGAACGACGAGCTGCTCACGGCCTTTGACGAGTTGGAGGCCGACGAGGGCGTCGGAGCGGTCGTCCTCACCGGCGAGGGGCGGGCATTCTGCGCCGGAGCGGTGCTGGACGACCTGTTGGATGCCGGCAAAGACGGAGCCGACGGTTCGCTCCCCGACATCTACCGGGGCTTTCTTCGTGTGGCCCACACGCCGCTTCCCACGGTGGCGGCCGTCAACGGTGCAGCGGTGGGCGCCGGGATGAACATGATCCTGGCCTGCGACCTGGTCATCGCCGGCCGGTCAGCCCGGTTCGACTCTCGGTTCCTGACTATCGGTATCCACCCGGGCGGCGGCCACACGTGGCGCCTACGCAACATCACCGACCTCCAGACAGCCAAAGCCATGGTGTTGTTCGAACAGATTCTGAACGGCGAGGAGGCAGTCCGGCACGGCGTGGCCTGGGACTGCGTGGACGACGACGACCTCCTGAACCGGGCGGTGGAGTACGCAGCCAAGGCGGCCAAGCACCCACGCGAACTGGTGGCCGTCACCAAGCAGACCCTGCACGACACCGCGGCGGTGACCGACTCGGTCCCGTCGGTGCAGTTGGAGATCGAACCCCAGGTCTGGTCGATGCGTCAGCCGGCCTTCACCGAGATGGTGGCCAAGCTCCAGGCGAAGATCGCTGGAAACAAGTGA
- a CDS encoding MFS transporter has translation MSTGAQVSPGRRYPAMAFRNYRLFWIGGALTNNGRWTQYVATYWIVYQITESAAWVGTAAFASFIPMLITNPVAGYVSDRFDRRKVLLCTNTGCSLLAALMAITWGLGVRNVAAWIGLLLAGGFVYGIQLPTWQSFVAECVPREHLRNAITLNSTQFNAARTFGPALGGVLIGTVGPGWALFVAAAFYGPVLTALYLIRASDLFRPERVPDGNPTDHAPSILGDYRESIRYVLGSPGIRVAIGTTALVSTMGQPVVQQIVVFAEEVFEVSPFWFGMLGSAQGLGALLAAPLIVGELGQMKRSRIQVFATCGYGIALMLFAAAPVLWMGFVGLGLIGCMHLGSASNLNATVQLQVDDTIRGRVMALYLMGVLGVSPFANLAMGAAIAVFGPRPVVAFAGLVVLGGGVFLHLTGRFRLLDVN, from the coding sequence ATGTCGACCGGAGCTCAAGTCTCGCCCGGTCGGCGGTATCCGGCGATGGCCTTCCGCAACTATCGACTCTTCTGGATCGGTGGTGCGCTCACCAATAACGGCCGGTGGACCCAGTACGTGGCCACCTACTGGATCGTGTACCAGATCACCGAGTCCGCGGCCTGGGTGGGGACTGCCGCCTTCGCGTCGTTCATCCCGATGCTGATCACCAATCCGGTGGCCGGCTACGTGTCGGACCGCTTCGACCGCCGAAAGGTGCTGCTGTGCACGAACACGGGCTGCTCCCTGCTGGCTGCGCTGATGGCCATCACCTGGGGTCTGGGCGTTCGCAACGTGGCAGCCTGGATCGGCCTTTTGTTGGCTGGTGGGTTCGTCTACGGGATCCAGCTGCCCACCTGGCAGTCATTCGTGGCCGAATGCGTCCCCCGCGAGCACCTCCGCAACGCCATCACCTTGAACTCAACCCAATTCAACGCGGCCCGGACGTTCGGCCCGGCTCTCGGCGGTGTACTCATCGGAACGGTCGGACCCGGGTGGGCGTTGTTCGTGGCGGCCGCCTTCTACGGTCCGGTCCTCACCGCGTTGTACCTGATTCGGGCCTCTGACCTGTTCCGGCCCGAACGGGTGCCCGACGGGAATCCGACCGACCATGCGCCGTCGATCCTCGGGGACTATCGGGAGTCGATCCGGTACGTCCTGGGCTCGCCGGGCATCAGAGTGGCCATCGGGACCACCGCTCTCGTGTCGACCATGGGTCAGCCGGTGGTCCAGCAGATCGTGGTGTTCGCCGAGGAGGTGTTCGAGGTCTCGCCGTTCTGGTTCGGCATGCTCGGTTCGGCGCAGGGCCTGGGTGCCCTGCTGGCCGCCCCGCTAATCGTCGGGGAACTCGGGCAGATGAAGCGCTCCAGGATCCAGGTGTTCGCCACCTGCGGGTACGGCATCGCTCTCATGTTGTTCGCGGCCGCTCCAGTCCTCTGGATGGGGTTCGTGGGACTAGGCCTGATCGGATGCATGCACCTCGGGTCGGCCTCCAACCTGAACGCCACCGTGCAACTCCAGGTCGACGACACCATTCGTGGGCGGGTGATGGCCCTGTACCTGATGGGGGTGCTGGGGGTGTCGCCATTCGCCAACTTGGCCATGGGGGCGGCCATCGCCGTGTTCGGCCCCCGCCCGGTCGTGGCCTTCGCCGGTCTCGTGGTGCTCGGCGGGGGAGTGTTCCTCCACCTCACGGGCCGGTTCCGACTCCTCGACGTCAATTGA
- a CDS encoding PD-(D/E)XK nuclease family protein translates to MSEDRGADDPTTKREELNPAQQAVLDELGARAGDRPEFDEDLRPHLRAALETAIEPHLDALPPNEDVYLSKHRLGQVHGCEAKYLAEDAEDFEWRVPIARGSVVHKAVELAVHWRRDFEPPSLVDEALARLEAEDRGLGYWLQGVSEAERAELRSLAVDSFTKFVECWPRLQPAWRPVTESRLRAELCDGRVVLDGKVDLSLGTARGLQAGKVIVDFKTGTSLPLHREDLRFYALIDALRIGVPPRMLASYYLDRAHFVPEAVTIETLRTTIARVADGVGRLVELRHGGRTPNRIPGPPCRWCPAYDECDVGQAHRAEFDDD, encoded by the coding sequence ATGTCGGAAGACCGAGGGGCCGATGACCCCACCACCAAACGCGAGGAGCTGAACCCCGCCCAGCAGGCGGTGCTCGACGAGTTGGGCGCCAGGGCCGGCGATCGCCCGGAATTCGACGAGGACCTCCGCCCGCACCTCCGAGCGGCCCTCGAGACGGCCATCGAGCCGCACCTTGACGCCCTCCCGCCGAACGAGGACGTCTACCTCTCCAAACACCGACTCGGTCAGGTCCACGGGTGCGAGGCAAAGTACCTCGCCGAGGATGCCGAGGATTTCGAATGGCGGGTGCCCATCGCCCGTGGATCAGTGGTGCACAAAGCCGTGGAACTGGCCGTCCACTGGCGACGGGACTTCGAGCCTCCGTCCCTGGTCGACGAGGCCCTGGCCCGCCTCGAAGCTGAGGACCGGGGCCTGGGCTACTGGCTCCAGGGGGTGTCCGAGGCCGAACGGGCCGAACTGCGTTCCCTTGCCGTGGACTCCTTCACGAAGTTCGTGGAGTGCTGGCCTCGCCTCCAGCCGGCCTGGCGACCGGTCACCGAGTCCCGACTCCGGGCCGAGTTGTGTGACGGCCGGGTAGTCCTCGACGGCAAGGTCGACCTCTCCTTGGGCACGGCCCGCGGGCTCCAGGCCGGCAAGGTCATCGTGGACTTCAAGACCGGCACGTCTCTTCCCCTTCACCGCGAGGACCTCCGCTTCTACGCCCTGATCGATGCACTCCGGATCGGCGTTCCACCGCGGATGTTGGCTTCCTACTATCTGGATCGGGCCCACTTCGTCCCCGAGGCGGTGACCATCGAAACCCTCCGAACCACCATTGCCCGGGTGGCCGACGGCGTCGGGCGACTGGTCGAGCTCCGCCACGGCGGCCGAACGCCGAACCGGATACCGGGACCACCCTGCAGGTGGTGTCCGGCCTATGACGAATGCGATGTCGGTCAGGCCCATCGAGCCGAGTTCGACGACGACTGA
- a CDS encoding nitroreductase family protein — MSESPDAQMGESPYRYPYPSPDLAARHPFVVHDHQRVDDDTMRSRAEAFRSSVDRRRSIRMFSPDPVPRDLIESAVAAASTAPSGAHKQPWTFVAVSDPATKERIRLAAETEEKANYLENRMNAEWQEALAPLGTDHHKEFLEVAPWLVVLFEQRYECRPDGSNRKNYYVKESTGIAAGLFVAAIHEIGLATLPHTPSPMAFLRTVLGRPDNERPFVMFPVGHPLPGACVPDLARKALEEVLVVIDD; from the coding sequence ATGTCAGAATCCCCCGATGCCCAGATGGGCGAATCGCCCTACCGGTACCCCTATCCGTCGCCTGACCTGGCTGCCCGACATCCCTTCGTGGTCCATGACCATCAGCGGGTCGATGACGACACCATGCGCAGCCGTGCCGAGGCGTTTCGCTCCTCGGTCGACCGTCGACGCAGCATTCGGATGTTCAGCCCCGACCCGGTACCCCGGGACCTCATCGAGTCGGCGGTGGCCGCTGCCTCGACCGCCCCCTCTGGTGCCCACAAACAGCCGTGGACCTTCGTAGCGGTCTCCGACCCGGCGACCAAGGAACGGATCCGACTGGCCGCGGAAACCGAGGAGAAGGCCAACTACCTCGAGAACCGGATGAACGCCGAGTGGCAGGAGGCCCTGGCCCCGTTGGGGACCGATCACCACAAGGAGTTTCTGGAGGTGGCTCCGTGGCTGGTCGTCCTGTTCGAGCAGCGATACGAGTGTCGTCCGGACGGATCGAACCGAAAGAACTACTACGTCAAGGAGAGCACGGGCATCGCCGCTGGATTGTTCGTGGCGGCCATCCACGAGATCGGCCTGGCCACCCTTCCCCACACGCCGTCACCCATGGCCTTCCTGCGGACCGTGCTCGGCCGTCCCGACAACGAGCGCCCGTTCGTGATGTTCCCCGTTGGGCATCCACTTCCTGGTGCCTGTGTGCCTGACCTGGCCCGCAAGGCCCTCGAAGAGGTGCTGGTCGTCATCGACGACTGA
- a CDS encoding DMT family transporter: MAATSWACSSLIAAEPVRRLGGPRFCRIRMLYVSAMLLVLVTATGGWTTLDASDLGLLAVSGLVGILVGDLALFTAMARIGPRRTSVLFTCNAPLAAVGGVLLFDESFAPWALVGAVLTVAGITLAVNFGSRSGTHTDVFERVEGSLLVGATWAGIGALGQALGALAVKPILDGGADTLAVAAARVVIATIALWVFARPGDRLARPARRGALLPLDHLRLAGSGFVAMVVGMSLLLWSLGHGDTGVATILSATTPVILLPLLWLRMRQVPTVGAWAGAALTVVGTALLL; this comes from the coding sequence CTGGCTGCCACGTCCTGGGCGTGCAGCAGCCTCATCGCCGCCGAACCGGTGCGTCGGCTCGGCGGTCCCCGGTTCTGCCGCATTCGGATGCTGTACGTCAGTGCCATGCTCCTCGTCCTAGTCACCGCCACCGGAGGCTGGACGACCCTGGACGCGTCCGATCTGGGCCTGTTGGCCGTGTCGGGGTTGGTTGGGATCCTGGTGGGCGATCTGGCGTTGTTCACCGCCATGGCACGGATCGGTCCCCGTCGAACGTCGGTGCTGTTCACCTGCAATGCCCCGTTGGCCGCGGTGGGTGGCGTGCTGCTGTTCGACGAGTCATTCGCCCCATGGGCTCTTGTCGGCGCCGTCCTGACGGTGGCCGGGATCACTCTGGCCGTGAACTTCGGCTCACGCAGCGGAACCCACACCGACGTCTTCGAACGGGTCGAAGGATCACTGCTGGTCGGGGCGACATGGGCCGGTATCGGCGCCCTCGGTCAGGCCCTCGGGGCATTGGCCGTCAAGCCGATCCTCGACGGTGGAGCCGACACGCTGGCCGTGGCAGCCGCCCGGGTGGTGATAGCCACGATCGCCCTCTGGGTCTTCGCCCGACCCGGTGACCGGCTGGCTCGCCCGGCACGGCGCGGCGCATTGCTGCCATTGGACCATCTTCGGCTTGCCGGGAGTGGCTTCGTGGCCATGGTGGTGGGCATGTCGCTGCTGCTGTGGTCGCTCGGGCACGGCGATACCGGTGTAGCCACCATCCTCTCGGCCACCACGCCGGTCATCCTGCTTCCCCTCCTGTGGCTACGGATGCGCCAAGTTCCGACCGTCGGCGCCTGGGCGGGCGCCGCCCTCACGGTGGTGGGCACCGCTCTTCTACTCTGA
- a CDS encoding GFA family protein — translation MGSELRAFEGEDAAEERATGGCACGGVRYRVTGGLRDVVHCHCEPCRRITGHHMAATAARAEDLHLESDETLQWYQRTETVRYGFCSACGGTLFWEATDKANRVSIAAGTLDQPSGLRTGVAIYAGDAGDYHHLDPTIETFDGDQAVD, via the coding sequence ATGGGTTCTGAACTACGGGCGTTCGAAGGCGAGGACGCCGCCGAAGAGCGAGCGACCGGAGGTTGTGCCTGCGGTGGAGTCCGCTACCGGGTCACCGGTGGGCTCCGTGACGTCGTCCACTGCCACTGCGAGCCGTGCCGGCGGATAACCGGCCACCACATGGCGGCCACCGCGGCGCGAGCTGAGGACCTCCACCTGGAGTCCGACGAAACGCTCCAGTGGTACCAGCGAACCGAGACCGTCCGGTACGGGTTCTGTTCGGCGTGTGGCGGCACCCTGTTCTGGGAGGCCACCGACAAGGCGAACCGTGTGTCGATCGCCGCCGGCACCCTTGACCAGCCGTCCGGCCTGCGAACGGGGGTGGCCATCTACGCTGGCGATGCCGGCGACTACCACCACCTCGACCCAACGATCGAGACTTTCGATGGCGACCAGGCCGTCGACTAA
- a CDS encoding LysM peptidoglycan-binding domain-containing protein: protein MRRLAFSLTVLALVATACGGSDDDPVVVPATTTAIFATTTVDVPTGDASAATTTTEAVYEAPTTTTTITAAPATTTEAPPEVAESVTVEAGDSLSKIAKRFGTNVDTLVRINELCDANQIFVGQVILLTDPDADEPAEEGDVLIVTVMAGDSLTKIAKRHDTTVEEIMERNAIDDANLLFVGQELVIDGDVPAPDEPEVNPNC from the coding sequence ATGCGCAGGCTCGCCTTTTCCCTGACCGTTCTCGCCTTGGTTGCCACCGCCTGTGGCGGCTCCGACGACGATCCTGTCGTCGTCCCGGCCACCACGACGGCCATCTTCGCTACCACCACGGTTGATGTACCGACCGGCGACGCCTCGGCCGCCACGACCACGACTGAGGCCGTATACGAGGCGCCCACGACCACGACCACGATCACAGCGGCGCCGGCCACCACCACGGAGGCACCTCCGGAGGTCGCCGAGTCGGTGACCGTCGAGGCCGGCGATTCGCTGTCCAAGATCGCCAAGCGGTTCGGCACCAACGTCGACACGCTGGTTCGCATCAACGAACTGTGCGACGCCAATCAGATCTTCGTCGGACAGGTCATCCTGCTCACCGATCCGGATGCCGACGAACCCGCCGAGGAAGGCGACGTTCTCATCGTGACCGTCATGGCCGGGGATTCGTTGACCAAGATCGCCAAGCGCCACGACACCACGGTCGAGGAGATCATGGAACGCAACGCCATCGACGACGCCAACCTCCTCTTCGTGGGTCAGGAACTGGTCATCGACGGGGACGTCCCGGCTCCTGACGAGCCTGAGGTCAACCCGAACTGTTGA
- a CDS encoding aconitase X catalytic domain-containing protein: MTLRLDERDAARLAGDEGPAVALAMRVVTRVAEAMEADRLLDVVGAHIDSCLFTGMAALDFADRLAGGGARVSVPTTLNVSSLDLLHPELSRGDPEEARLSRLLMERFEEMGCRPTWTCAPYQLEDRPAFGEHVAWAESNAIVFANSVLGARTHRWGDFIDLCCAITGRAPAAGLHLDANRVATVVVRLSEVSDDLLDRDVLYPVLGGLLGSLVGKAVPAIVGLPSGVSEDRLKAVGAAAASTGSVGLFHVVGSTPEAPTLEAALGGRPPVAEFRIGPSELRVARDRLSTTTDGHLRTVSLGTPHYSVGQFGRLVEVLGDRRVHDGVAVYASTGRDVLHEVELRGWADRLARAGVQLVVDTCTYFTSIIEDTSGTSMTDSAKWAYYAPGNLGVEVVFGSVEDCVESAIAGRVVRDEGLWARA; encoded by the coding sequence TTGACGCTCCGCCTCGACGAGCGCGACGCCGCACGTCTGGCGGGAGACGAGGGTCCGGCAGTTGCCCTGGCCATGCGGGTGGTGACCCGGGTCGCCGAGGCCATGGAGGCCGACCGACTGTTGGACGTCGTCGGGGCCCACATCGACTCCTGCCTGTTCACGGGCATGGCCGCACTCGACTTTGCCGATCGCCTGGCTGGGGGTGGCGCCCGGGTTTCGGTGCCGACCACCCTGAACGTCTCGTCCCTCGACCTGCTCCACCCCGAACTCTCCCGGGGTGATCCGGAAGAGGCCCGATTGTCGCGCCTCCTCATGGAGCGGTTTGAGGAAATGGGCTGTCGGCCCACCTGGACCTGCGCGCCCTACCAACTTGAAGATCGCCCGGCCTTCGGTGAGCACGTGGCGTGGGCCGAGTCCAACGCCATCGTGTTCGCCAACTCTGTCCTCGGAGCACGCACCCACCGGTGGGGGGACTTCATCGACCTTTGCTGTGCGATCACCGGCCGTGCGCCGGCTGCCGGCCTGCACCTCGACGCCAACCGGGTGGCCACCGTGGTAGTTCGACTTAGCGAGGTGTCTGACGACCTCCTGGATCGTGACGTCCTCTACCCGGTACTCGGCGGCCTGCTCGGGTCGCTGGTCGGCAAGGCCGTCCCGGCCATCGTGGGCCTGCCGTCAGGGGTCTCCGAGGATCGGCTGAAGGCCGTCGGTGCCGCCGCGGCCTCGACGGGCAGCGTGGGCCTGTTCCACGTCGTGGGTAGCACGCCCGAAGCCCCCACGCTCGAAGCAGCGCTTGGAGGCCGTCCCCCGGTGGCCGAATTCCGGATCGGGCCATCGGAACTCCGGGTCGCTCGGGACCGACTCAGCACGACCACCGATGGCCACCTTCGTACGGTCAGCCTCGGCACGCCGCACTATTCGGTGGGGCAGTTCGGTCGCCTCGTCGAGGTTCTGGGCGACCGTCGCGTCCACGACGGGGTTGCCGTCTACGCCTCGACAGGTCGTGACGTGCTCCACGAGGTCGAGTTGCGTGGCTGGGCTGACCGCCTGGCCCGTGCCGGCGTCCAGTTGGTGGTCGACACCTGCACCTACTTCACGTCCATCATCGAGGACACGTCGGGTACTTCGATGACCGACTCGGCCAAGTGGGCCTACTACGCGCCGGGGAACCTCGGCGTCGAGGTGGTGTTCGGCAGCGTCGAGGACTGCGTCGAATCGGCGATCGCCGGCCGGGTGGTCCGTGACGAAGGGTTGTGGGCTCGTGCCTGA
- a CDS encoding DUF126 domain-containing protein, with protein MPEQVPALMLEGRAMVAGEASGQVLRLDEPLSFWGGLDPATGRIIDRRHPQVGQSVTNQILVMPSGRGSSSGSSTLCEAVRAGTGPAAILMGEPDEIIALGAVVADEIYGRLIPVVVLPADRFDDLSTGVRVEVSGAVCRVGASGQTASA; from the coding sequence GTGCCTGAGCAGGTGCCTGCTCTGATGCTTGAGGGCCGGGCCATGGTGGCCGGCGAGGCATCGGGCCAGGTCCTCCGTCTGGACGAGCCTCTGAGTTTCTGGGGTGGCCTCGATCCGGCGACCGGCCGGATCATCGACCGGCGTCACCCCCAGGTCGGACAGTCGGTGACCAACCAGATACTGGTCATGCCCTCCGGTAGGGGCTCCAGTTCTGGAAGCAGCACCCTGTGCGAGGCGGTCCGTGCCGGGACGGGCCCGGCCGCCATCTTGATGGGGGAACCAGACGAGATCATTGCCCTCGGCGCTGTAGTGGCCGACGAGATCTACGGTCGACTGATCCCGGTGGTCGTTCTTCCGGCCGATCGGTTCGACGACCTGTCGACCGGTGTCCGAGTCGAGGTGTCCGGGGCGGTCTGTCGGGTCGGGGCGTCCGGTCAGACGGCGAGCGCGTAG
- a CDS encoding aminotransferase class IV, with amino-acid sequence MSRSTHQALTDERNATVEIFINGEFFPRHEAKVSVFDSGFLVGDGVWEGLRLHHGRFAFLDRHLDRLFAGLAATGIDIEMTRDGVANALQATVDHNDMHDDVHVRLMVTRGDKKTPSQHPSNCVGGPNVVIIAEYKAADPAVLESGISLFTATVRRPPPDTLDQRLNCHSKLHEVIALIQAVEAGADEALMLDPTGAVATCNATNFFVVRDGGVWTSTGHYNLNGITRQLVLEIAPQAGLTVHEKPFSLTDVYSADEAFVTGTFAGLTPVIAVDGRSIGDGGPGTMTALLRDLYQAAVEADVSR; translated from the coding sequence ATGTCCCGCAGCACCCACCAGGCCCTAACCGACGAACGCAACGCCACCGTCGAGATCTTCATCAACGGCGAGTTCTTTCCCCGTCACGAGGCCAAGGTGTCGGTGTTCGACAGCGGCTTCCTGGTGGGCGACGGCGTCTGGGAGGGGCTTCGCCTGCACCACGGCCGGTTCGCCTTCCTGGACCGCCACCTGGATCGCCTGTTCGCCGGACTGGCCGCCACCGGCATCGATATCGAGATGACCCGGGATGGCGTGGCCAACGCCCTGCAGGCAACCGTGGACCACAACGACATGCACGACGATGTGCACGTACGACTCATGGTCACCCGGGGCGACAAGAAAACTCCCTCCCAGCACCCGTCGAACTGTGTGGGTGGGCCCAACGTGGTCATCATTGCCGAGTACAAGGCGGCCGATCCGGCGGTACTGGAGTCAGGCATCTCGTTGTTCACGGCAACCGTGCGACGCCCGCCGCCCGACACGCTTGACCAGCGTCTCAACTGCCACTCCAAGCTGCACGAGGTGATCGCGCTCATCCAAGCCGTGGAGGCCGGTGCCGACGAGGCCCTCATGCTGGATCCGACCGGTGCGGTGGCCACCTGCAACGCCACCAACTTCTTCGTGGTGCGCGACGGCGGGGTGTGGACGTCGACCGGGCACTACAACCTGAACGGCATCACCCGCCAGTTGGTGCTGGAGATTGCACCGCAGGCCGGGCTGACCGTCCACGAGAAGCCGTTTTCGTTGACCGACGTCTACTCGGCTGACGAGGCGTTCGTGACCGGCACGTTCGCCGGCCTGACTCCTGTGATCGCCGTCGATGGGCGAAGCATCGGCGACGGTGGCCCGGGAACCATGACGGCCCTACTTCGTGACCTGTACCAGGCGGCCGTCGAAGCTGACGTGTCCCGCTGA